One stretch of Streptomyces sp. A2-16 DNA includes these proteins:
- a CDS encoding LD-carboxypeptidase: protein MTALVRPSRLAPGARVAVVAPSGPVVEERLQAGLDLLRGWDLDPVVAPHVLDTHGELGYLAGSDADRAADLQQAWCDPAVDAVLCARGGYGAQRMIDLLDWEAMRAAGPKVFVGFSDVTTLHQAFATRLGLVTLYGPAAAGADFVKSTVAQEHLKATLFAPETVRVLTSRGAPMAPGRARGVTLGGCLSLLASDLGTRHARPGARDGLLLIEDVGEQAYRVDRLLTQLLRTGWLDGVKGVVLGSWAACGPYDVLRTVLADRLGGLGVPVVEEFGFGHCEGALTMPFGVSAELDADAGTLTLDEPALR, encoded by the coding sequence GTGACAGCACTCGTACGACCGTCCAGGCTCGCGCCCGGCGCCCGCGTGGCCGTGGTCGCGCCGAGCGGGCCGGTCGTGGAGGAACGGCTCCAGGCCGGCCTCGACCTCCTGCGCGGCTGGGACCTCGACCCGGTGGTGGCCCCGCACGTCCTCGACACGCACGGCGAGTTGGGCTACCTGGCGGGATCCGACGCCGATCGCGCCGCCGATCTCCAGCAGGCATGGTGCGACCCCGCCGTGGACGCGGTGCTGTGCGCCCGGGGCGGCTACGGGGCCCAGCGGATGATCGACCTCCTCGACTGGGAGGCCATGCGGGCCGCCGGACCGAAGGTGTTCGTGGGCTTCAGCGACGTCACCACGCTCCACCAGGCGTTCGCCACCCGCCTCGGTCTGGTCACGCTGTACGGCCCGGCCGCCGCCGGTGCCGACTTCGTCAAGAGCACCGTCGCGCAGGAGCACCTCAAGGCCACGCTGTTCGCCCCGGAGACCGTCCGTGTGCTCACCTCCCGGGGCGCCCCCATGGCCCCCGGCAGGGCCCGCGGGGTCACCCTGGGCGGCTGCCTCAGCCTGCTCGCCTCCGACCTCGGCACCCGGCACGCCCGCCCGGGGGCCCGGGACGGGCTGCTGCTGATCGAGGACGTGGGGGAGCAGGCCTACCGTGTCGACCGCCTGCTGACCCAACTCCTGCGCACCGGCTGGCTGGACGGCGTCAAGGGAGTCGTCCTGGGCTCCTGGGCCGCCTGCGGCCCCTACGACGTGCTGCGCACGGTCCTCGCCGACCGGCTCGGTGGTCTCGGCGTGCCCGTCGTCGAGGAGTTCGGGTTCGGGCACTGCGAGGGGGCGTTGACCATGCCGTTCGGTGTGTCCGCCGAACTGGACGCCGACGCGGGCACGTTGACGCTCGACGAACCCGCCCTGCGCTGA
- a CDS encoding LapA family protein has protein sequence MSPKTAESGTARGRGGAVTPARVVVLLLAVLALIFVFENTRATRIRLLVPEVTMPLWTALLATGLIGALCGAYFMKRRS, from the coding sequence ATGAGCCCGAAGACCGCCGAGAGCGGTACCGCCAGAGGCAGGGGCGGGGCGGTGACACCCGCGAGGGTCGTCGTCCTGCTGCTCGCCGTCCTCGCCCTGATCTTCGTCTTCGAGAACACCCGGGCCACCAGGATCCGGCTGCTGGTCCCCGAGGTCACCATGCCGCTGTGGACGGCGCTGCTCGCCACCGGCCTGATCGGCGCCCTGTGCGGTGCGTATTTCATGAAACGCCGCAGCTAG
- a CDS encoding GNAT family protein — protein sequence MPHIASRYLTEGPRVGIRPFTYEDGAEFTARARESKELHQPWLFPPDSESAYLAYAGRLIEDRTKAGFLVCEKDGERGEGAIAGFININNIVEGGFRCGALGYGAFAHAAGRGLMREGLNLVVDHAFGPMRLHRLEINAQPRNTASLALARSCGFRLEGFSPKMIYIDGEWRDHERWAITAEMRASG from the coding sequence ATGCCGCACATCGCGTCCCGCTATCTCACCGAAGGCCCCCGCGTGGGCATACGCCCCTTCACCTACGAGGACGGCGCCGAGTTCACCGCCCGCGCGAGGGAGAGCAAGGAACTGCACCAGCCCTGGCTCTTCCCGCCGGACAGCGAGAGCGCGTACCTCGCCTACGCCGGCCGGCTGATCGAGGACCGGACGAAGGCGGGCTTCCTGGTCTGCGAGAAGGACGGGGAGCGGGGCGAAGGGGCCATCGCCGGGTTCATCAACATCAACAACATCGTCGAGGGCGGCTTCCGGTGCGGGGCCCTCGGCTACGGCGCCTTCGCGCACGCCGCCGGGCGCGGGCTGATGCGGGAGGGGCTGAACCTCGTGGTCGACCACGCCTTCGGCCCCATGCGGCTGCACCGCCTGGAGATCAACGCACAGCCCCGCAACACCGCCTCCCTCGCCCTCGCCCGCAGCTGCGGCTTCCGGCTGGAGGGGTTCTCCCCGAAGATGATCTACATCGACGGGGAGTGGCGGGACCACGAGCGCTGGGCGATCACCGCCGAGATGCGGGCTTCCGGTTGA
- a CDS encoding DUF6204 family protein has translation MSEQHTYRVIVRGTWEGLTDEARSRLLAAAPEHGMASMRFCEEGSLSYEPAPLKHFSMRYVVVSDGADGEEMAGAIAEDRAETALRGLGYGFRDLRSTVTDLDTMKINRKPASRR, from the coding sequence GTGAGTGAGCAGCACACCTACCGGGTGATCGTCCGCGGCACGTGGGAGGGGCTCACCGACGAGGCCCGCTCCCGGCTGCTCGCCGCGGCGCCGGAGCACGGCATGGCGAGCATGCGGTTCTGCGAGGAGGGTTCGCTGTCGTACGAGCCGGCTCCCCTGAAGCACTTCTCGATGCGGTACGTGGTGGTGTCGGACGGAGCGGACGGCGAGGAGATGGCGGGCGCGATCGCGGAGGACCGCGCGGAGACGGCGCTGCGCGGGCTCGGCTACGGCTTCCGGGACCTGCGGTCGACGGTCACCGACCTCGACACCATGAAGATCAACCGGAAGCCCGCATCTCGGCGGTGA
- a CDS encoding arginase family protein has translation MRNIVVLDAPSNLGLRPPAPGTVPGCHKLAGALREQRIVQRLHALEGGVVVPPRYDRGDWQEGDGVFNAAAIASYTVKLADRVERHVRAGDLPVVLGGDCSIQLGASLALRRIGRYGLAAIDASPDFRHTGNSDRIGAAGGEEVALATGRGQNDLTDLEGLRPYLRDEDVRFFGIRDAFEEDRAELAALKIPVVTVGDLREWGADALARATAQAFEIPEIDGFWVHLDADCLDPSVMPAVDSPDPEGLLPAELVALLRPLLASPSCVGLNITIYDPDLDPEGTAGALLTDIVVDAFAQS, from the coding sequence ATGCGGAATATCGTCGTGCTGGACGCCCCCTCCAACCTCGGCCTGCGGCCGCCCGCCCCCGGCACCGTGCCCGGCTGCCACAAGCTCGCCGGCGCCCTGCGCGAGCAGCGGATCGTGCAGCGGCTGCACGCCCTGGAGGGCGGGGTGGTGGTACCGCCGCGCTACGACCGCGGGGACTGGCAGGAGGGCGACGGGGTCTTCAACGCCGCCGCGATCGCCTCGTACACCGTCAAGCTGGCCGACCGCGTCGAGCGCCATGTGCGCGCCGGTGACCTCCCCGTCGTCCTCGGCGGCGACTGCTCCATCCAGCTCGGCGCCTCCCTCGCCCTGCGCCGCATCGGGCGCTACGGCCTGGCCGCGATCGACGCCTCGCCCGACTTCCGGCACACCGGCAACTCCGACCGGATCGGCGCGGCGGGCGGCGAGGAGGTCGCGCTGGCCACCGGGCGCGGGCAGAACGACCTGACCGACCTGGAGGGGCTCAGGCCCTACCTGCGGGACGAGGACGTACGGTTCTTCGGGATCCGCGACGCGTTCGAGGAGGACCGCGCCGAACTCGCCGCCCTGAAGATCCCCGTCGTGACCGTCGGCGACCTGCGCGAGTGGGGCGCGGACGCCCTGGCCCGGGCCACCGCCCAGGCCTTCGAGATCCCCGAGATCGACGGGTTCTGGGTGCACCTGGACGCCGACTGCCTCGACCCGTCCGTGATGCCGGCCGTCGACAGCCCCGACCCGGAGGGACTCCTGCCCGCCGAACTCGTCGCCCTGCTGAGGCCGTTGCTCGCCTCCCCCTCCTGTGTCGGCCTCAACATCACCATCTACGACCCCGATCTGGACCCCGAGGGCACGGCGGGCGCGCTGCTCACCGACATCGTCGTGGACGCCTTTGCGCAATCCTGA
- a CDS encoding DUF5107 domain-containing protein yields MVIVTTIRRDVLTLPAAPVGPDNPLPPLRLLREVHRIDVRERDDLPRDMARQAGYGRLGSLLPVRVRDGYGRERAPREFATIVIENDRLRATVLPGLGGRIASLLHRPSGRELLYRNPVFQPADFALNGAWFAGGIEWNIGATGHTTLSCAPLHAARVPAPDGGEMLRLWEWERLRDLPFQVDLWLPDGSDFLYVGVRIRNPHERPVPGYWWSNIAVPEGRRVLAPAEEAWQFGYERHLRRLPVPPDPLDSPHAADYFYDLPDTRRRWIAALDPDGHGLAQTSTDVLRGRKLFVWGTGSGGRRWQEWLTGPGTGGYCEIQAGLARTQLEHVRLDAESELTWLEAYGPLSAPPVPAEAEARLEAVLPRAAVDEAHAAWRPYADTEPGEILAAGSGWGALEVLRADLKLPGTPFDESTLGEAQAPWLELLRTGSFPEPRRVRPPGETLVAPHWRDMLETAPATPLTEYHLGVAQWHFGDRAQAVRSWERGLELAPSRWPLLRALAVADQEAGNRERAADRYAEAFDDLCHERRDDGESWTAATAALARETLEALLAAGRTAVARSVWRRLYPAIRARGRFRLIEAQLLLAEGRPEAARAVFDEGFEVADLREGAEAIGELWSRVCDEPLPPHYDFRMRP; encoded by the coding sequence ATGGTGATCGTGACGACGATCCGGCGAGACGTGCTCACCCTGCCCGCCGCACCGGTGGGGCCCGACAACCCGCTGCCCCCGCTGCGGCTGCTGCGCGAGGTCCATCGCATCGACGTACGGGAGCGGGACGACCTGCCCCGGGACATGGCCCGGCAGGCCGGGTACGGCCGGCTCGGGAGCCTGCTGCCGGTCCGGGTCCGGGACGGTTACGGCAGAGAGCGCGCACCGCGCGAGTTCGCGACGATCGTGATCGAGAACGACCGGCTCAGGGCGACGGTCCTCCCCGGTCTCGGCGGCCGGATCGCCTCCCTCCTCCACCGGCCCAGCGGACGCGAACTCCTGTACCGCAACCCGGTGTTCCAGCCCGCCGACTTCGCCCTGAACGGCGCCTGGTTCGCCGGCGGCATCGAGTGGAACATCGGCGCCACCGGCCACACCACCCTGTCCTGCGCACCCCTGCACGCCGCCCGTGTCCCCGCGCCCGACGGCGGCGAGATGCTCCGGCTGTGGGAGTGGGAGCGGCTGCGCGACCTGCCCTTCCAGGTGGACCTGTGGCTGCCGGACGGATCGGACTTCCTCTACGTCGGGGTACGGATCCGCAATCCGCACGAGCGGCCGGTGCCGGGCTACTGGTGGTCGAACATCGCCGTGCCCGAGGGGCGCAGGGTGCTCGCCCCGGCCGAGGAGGCATGGCAGTTCGGCTACGAGCGGCACCTGCGGCGGTTACCCGTGCCGCCGGACCCCCTGGACAGCCCTCATGCCGCCGACTACTTCTACGACCTGCCCGACACACGGCGCCGCTGGATCGCCGCCCTCGACCCCGACGGCCACGGGCTCGCGCAGACGTCCACCGACGTCCTGCGGGGCCGCAAGCTGTTCGTGTGGGGGACCGGCAGCGGCGGCCGGCGCTGGCAGGAGTGGCTCACCGGGCCCGGCACCGGCGGCTACTGCGAGATCCAGGCCGGGCTCGCCCGCACCCAGCTGGAGCACGTCCGGCTGGACGCCGAGAGCGAGCTGACCTGGCTGGAGGCGTACGGGCCGCTCAGCGCGCCACCGGTGCCGGCCGAGGCGGAGGCACGCCTGGAGGCCGTACTGCCGCGTGCCGCCGTCGACGAGGCGCACGCCGCCTGGAGGCCGTACGCCGACACCGAACCCGGTGAGATCCTGGCCGCCGGGTCGGGCTGGGGCGCCCTGGAAGTGCTGCGCGCCGACCTGAAGCTGCCGGGGACACCCTTCGACGAGTCCACCCTCGGCGAGGCCCAGGCGCCCTGGCTGGAGCTGCTGCGGACCGGATCCTTCCCCGAACCGCGCCGGGTACGGCCGCCCGGCGAGACGCTGGTCGCCCCGCACTGGCGGGACATGCTGGAGACCGCACCCGCCACCCCGCTCACCGAGTACCACCTGGGAGTCGCCCAGTGGCATTTCGGTGACCGGGCCCAGGCGGTGCGCAGTTGGGAGCGGGGCCTCGAACTGGCGCCCTCCCGCTGGCCGTTGCTGCGCGCTCTCGCCGTCGCCGACCAGGAGGCCGGCAACCGCGAGCGGGCCGCCGACCGGTACGCCGAGGCCTTCGACGACCTGTGCCACGAGCGGCGCGACGACGGTGAGTCGTGGACCGCGGCCACCGCCGCGCTCGCCCGCGAGACCTTGGAGGCACTGCTCGCGGCCGGGCGTACGGCCGTGGCGCGCTCCGTGTGGCGGCGGCTGTATCCGGCGATCCGGGCCCGCGGCCGGTTCCGGCTGATCGAGGCGCAGCTGCTGCTCGCCGAGGGACGGCCGGAGGCGGCGCGGGCCGTCTTCGACGAGGGCTTCGAGGTCGCCGACCTGCGCGAGGGCGCCGAGGCGATCGGTGAACTGTGGAGCCGTGTCTGCGACGAACCGCTGCCGCCGCACTACGACTTCCGGATGCGGCCGTGA
- a CDS encoding VOC family protein, protein MDILGTTLRVCVDDLEAAVVFYERLAGATALRFERGGVQVAAVGCFLLMSGPEAELEVLRKVAATIAVKDVDEANQLLTELGARVIAGPVPTPVGRNLIAMHPDGVVYEYVDRNVT, encoded by the coding sequence ATGGACATTCTGGGAACCACGCTGCGTGTCTGTGTCGACGATCTGGAGGCCGCGGTCGTCTTCTACGAACGGCTGGCGGGCGCCACGGCTCTCCGTTTCGAGCGCGGCGGCGTCCAGGTGGCCGCGGTGGGCTGCTTCCTGCTGATGAGCGGCCCCGAGGCCGAGCTGGAGGTGCTGCGCAAGGTCGCGGCGACCATCGCGGTGAAGGACGTCGACGAGGCGAACCAGCTCCTCACCGAGCTGGGCGCCCGTGTCATCGCGGGCCCGGTGCCCACGCCGGTGGGCCGCAATCTGATCGCGATGCACCCGGACGGCGTGGTGTACGAGTACGTGGACCGCAACGTCACCTAG
- a CDS encoding phage holin family protein: MERLDHLEHLDRHLVDELAQVARETVREELREQARKQRRMATLYAASGAVALYAGAALALAVGLALALGLPDWAAALITAAILGAVAYALRSAARPSASRPTTAGHGADAAPGSPAPTTAQQPSGLGTPYPPMPPVAPGAASTPEPGAAPRRNDTDPEQPHHRA, encoded by the coding sequence ATGGAGCGCTTGGATCACCTGGAGCATCTGGACAGGCATCTGGTCGACGAGCTGGCGCAGGTGGCGCGCGAGACCGTGCGGGAGGAGCTGCGCGAGCAGGCACGCAAGCAGCGCCGTATGGCCACGCTCTACGCCGCGTCCGGCGCCGTCGCGCTGTACGCGGGAGCGGCCCTGGCCCTGGCCGTGGGTCTCGCCCTGGCCCTCGGGCTGCCCGACTGGGCCGCCGCCCTGATCACCGCCGCGATCCTGGGAGCCGTGGCCTACGCGCTGCGCAGTGCCGCGAGGCCCTCCGCGTCCCGGCCGACGACGGCGGGGCACGGGGCGGACGCGGCCCCCGGGAGCCCGGCACCGACGACCGCCCAGCAGCCGAGCGGGCTCGGGACGCCGTACCCGCCCATGCCGCCGGTCGCCCCCGGAGCAGCGAGCACCCCGGAACCCGGCGCGGCGCCGCGCCGGAACGACACCGACCCCGAGCAGCCGCACCACCGGGCATGA
- a CDS encoding LLM class F420-dependent oxidoreductase, producing MPEYGYFLSCEEFGPAELVEQARMAEQAGFSSLWISDHYHPWNDAQGQSPFVWSVIGALSEAVSLPIETAVTCPTVRIHPAVVAQAAATSAVMTGGRFRLGVGSGEALNEHVLGHVWPPAHIRLEMLEESIQVMRRLFTGEEVNHHGTHYTVENARLYTVPDEPVPIDISGFGPAATALASRVGDGFITMTPDESMVEQFRKGGGAGKPVIGGTKVCWGIDRDECVRTVRKLWFNQFLPGEMAQILPSPRHFEQLGPLVTEEMVSEKAVCGDDVDEHVSALSAFADAGFDRVYVNQIGPDQRGFFDFYRTKVLPQLQQG from the coding sequence ATGCCCGAATACGGCTATTTCCTGTCCTGCGAGGAGTTCGGTCCCGCGGAGCTGGTCGAACAGGCGCGGATGGCCGAACAGGCGGGCTTCAGCTCGCTGTGGATCTCCGATCACTACCACCCGTGGAACGACGCGCAGGGCCAGAGCCCCTTCGTGTGGTCGGTGATCGGCGCGCTCTCTGAGGCGGTGTCCCTGCCGATCGAGACGGCCGTGACCTGCCCGACCGTGCGGATCCATCCCGCGGTGGTGGCGCAGGCGGCAGCGACCTCGGCCGTGATGACGGGCGGCCGCTTCCGCCTCGGCGTCGGCTCCGGCGAGGCCCTGAACGAGCACGTTCTCGGCCATGTGTGGCCGCCCGCGCACATCCGGCTCGAGATGCTGGAGGAGTCGATCCAGGTGATGCGCCGCCTCTTCACGGGCGAGGAGGTCAACCACCACGGCACGCACTACACGGTCGAGAACGCCCGCCTCTACACGGTTCCCGACGAGCCCGTCCCCATCGACATCTCCGGTTTCGGCCCGGCGGCCACGGCGCTCGCGTCGCGGGTCGGGGACGGCTTCATCACGATGACGCCGGACGAGTCGATGGTGGAGCAGTTCCGCAAGGGCGGCGGGGCCGGAAAGCCGGTCATCGGCGGCACGAAGGTCTGCTGGGGCATCGACCGCGACGAGTGCGTCCGTACGGTCCGCAAGCTGTGGTTCAACCAGTTCCTGCCCGGCGAGATGGCCCAGATCCTGCCCTCGCCGCGCCACTTCGAGCAGCTGGGGCCGCTGGTCACCGAGGAGATGGTGAGCGAGAAGGCGGTGTGCGGGGACGATGTCGACGAGCACGTCTCGGCACTGAGCGCGTTCGCCGACGCGGGCTTCGACCGCGTCTACGTCAACCAGATCGGCCCCGACCAGCGCGGCTTCTTCGACTTCTACCGTACGAAGGTGCTGCCCCAGCTCCAGCAGGGGTGA
- a CDS encoding NAD(P)/FAD-dependent oxidoreductase yields MSRPRIVIVGAGFAGYRTAKELSRKARGKADITLLNPTDYFLYLPLLPQVAAGILEPRRVTVSLSDTLPRVRLVLGEADGIDLDARTVHYTDPEGTGGTLGYDRLVLAAGSVNKLLPIPGVAEHAHGFRGLPEALYLRDHVTRQIELAAASDDPETCAARCTFVVVGAGYTGTEVAAHGQLFTGAQVRRHPLREGMRPRWILLDVAERVLPELDPHLSRTADRTLRERGVEVRMGTSVKEATPEGVLLTDGEFVRTRSLVWCVGVRPDPLAESLGLPMERGRLLVDPNLQVPGRPEVFACGDAAAVPDLDNPGQYTPMTAQHAWRQGRTAALNVAASLGAGVRRPYEHRDLGFVVDLGGAKAAANPLGIPLSGLAAGAVTRGYHLAAMPGNRVRVAADWLLDAVLPRQAVQLGLVRSWSVPLDTASPELARVPGRPQPRREADARSGPGAATEPETRPGRGATGRGEPGESGGPEADAAEPSVVASAGEAVIEEAKAREAAERESPERGPAQWESPEWESPQQSSDPATSQSGPEPVTKQPGGAAAEDAESAEGDS; encoded by the coding sequence GTGAGTCGACCCCGCATCGTGATCGTCGGTGCCGGCTTCGCCGGGTACCGGACGGCCAAGGAACTGTCCCGAAAAGCCCGCGGCAAGGCCGACATCACCCTGCTCAACCCGACCGACTACTTCCTCTACCTGCCCCTGCTGCCCCAGGTCGCCGCAGGGATCCTGGAACCCCGGCGAGTGACCGTCTCCCTTTCCGACACACTGCCGCGGGTGCGGCTGGTGCTCGGCGAGGCCGACGGCATCGACCTGGACGCACGTACCGTCCACTACACCGACCCCGAGGGCACCGGCGGCACGCTCGGCTACGACCGGCTGGTGCTGGCCGCCGGCAGCGTCAACAAGCTGCTGCCCATCCCCGGAGTCGCCGAGCACGCGCACGGCTTCCGGGGACTTCCCGAGGCGCTTTACCTCCGCGACCACGTCACCCGGCAGATCGAACTCGCCGCGGCCTCCGACGATCCGGAGACCTGCGCCGCCCGGTGCACCTTCGTCGTGGTCGGCGCGGGCTACACGGGCACCGAGGTCGCCGCCCACGGGCAGCTGTTCACCGGCGCGCAGGTGCGCAGGCATCCGTTGCGCGAGGGCATGCGGCCGCGCTGGATCCTCCTCGACGTGGCGGAACGGGTCCTGCCCGAGCTCGACCCGCATCTGTCCCGCACCGCCGACCGCACGCTCAGGGAACGGGGCGTGGAGGTGCGGATGGGGACCTCCGTGAAGGAGGCCACGCCGGAGGGAGTGCTGCTCACCGACGGCGAGTTCGTCCGGACGCGGTCCCTGGTGTGGTGCGTGGGCGTACGGCCCGACCCGCTCGCCGAGTCGCTCGGACTGCCCATGGAGCGCGGCCGGCTGCTCGTCGACCCGAACCTGCAGGTGCCGGGACGCCCCGAGGTGTTCGCGTGCGGCGACGCGGCCGCGGTGCCCGATCTGGACAACCCGGGGCAGTACACACCGATGACGGCACAGCACGCCTGGCGGCAGGGGCGCACGGCCGCCCTCAATGTCGCGGCCTCGCTGGGAGCCGGTGTGCGCCGCCCCTACGAGCACCGGGACCTGGGCTTCGTCGTGGACCTGGGCGGAGCGAAGGCCGCCGCCAATCCGCTGGGCATCCCCCTCTCCGGTCTCGCGGCCGGTGCCGTCACCCGCGGCTACCACCTCGCCGCGATGCCGGGCAATCGCGTCCGGGTGGCCGCCGACTGGCTGCTGGACGCCGTACTCCCGCGCCAGGCCGTCCAGTTGGGCCTCGTACGGTCCTGGTCGGTGCCGCTGGACACGGCCTCACCCGAGCTGGCCCGGGTCCCGGGCCGACCGCAGCCGCGCCGGGAGGCCGACGCCCGCTCCGGCCCCGGAGCCGCGACCGAACCGGAGACCCGGCCGGGACGCGGGGCGACCGGGCGGGGCGAGCCGGGTGAGTCCGGTGGGCCCGAGGCCGATGCGGCGGAGCCGTCCGTCGTGGCGAGCGCGGGCGAGGCGGTGATCGAGGAGGCGAAGGCGCGCGAGGCGGCCGAACGGGAGTCGCCCGAGCGGGGGCCGGCGCAGTGGGAGTCACCCGAGTGGGAGTCGCCGCAGCAGTCGAGCGACCCCGCCACAAGCCAATCGGGCCCCGAGCCCGTCACGAAGCAGCCCGGCGGTGCGGCCGCCGAGGACGCGGAATCCGCAGAAGGAGACTCATGA
- a CDS encoding transketolase: MNTGELVELGQQLRVDSVRAAAAAGSGHPTSSMSAADLMAVLLANHFRYDFERPAHPGNDRFVLSKGHASPLLYSAYKAAGVVDDEELLTFRKAGSRLEGHPTPRKLPWVETATGSLGQGLPVGVGIALAGKRLDRTDYRVWVLCGDSELAEGSIWEAAEHAGHEHLDNLTVIVDVNRLGQRGPTRHGHDLDAYARRFQAFGWHTVEIDGHDVDAVDRAYGEAESTKGQPTAILARTLKGKGVADIEDREGLHGKPLKNADDAIEELGGVRDLRVQVHEPPATRILHAVRAGHLELPRWDTGEEVATRDAYGQALAALGTGRGDVVALDGEVGDSTRTEFFAKEHADRYFECYIAEQQMVAAAVGLAARGWVPYAGTFAAFLTRAYDFVRMAAISGAGINLVGSHAGVAIGQDGPSQMGLEDLAMMRAVHDSTVLYPCDANQTAHLVARMADLDGVRYLRTGRGESPVIYGPDEEFPIGGSKVLRFSQSDRLTLVAAGVTVHEALKAAEALDQEGIHVRVVDLYSVKPVDRDTLRQAAEDTGCLLTVEDHREEGGLGDAVLDAFTDGRPVPRLVRLAVRTMPGSASPEEQLHAAGIDAESIAAAGRLLVEQAIVP; encoded by the coding sequence ATGAACACCGGTGAACTCGTCGAACTGGGACAGCAGTTGCGCGTGGACAGTGTGCGCGCCGCGGCGGCCGCGGGGTCCGGACACCCGACCTCCTCGATGTCCGCCGCCGACCTGATGGCCGTACTCCTCGCGAACCACTTCCGCTACGACTTCGAGCGCCCCGCACACCCCGGCAACGACCGTTTCGTGCTGTCCAAGGGCCATGCCTCACCGCTGCTCTACTCCGCCTACAAGGCGGCCGGTGTCGTCGACGACGAGGAGCTGCTGACCTTCCGCAAGGCCGGCAGCCGTCTCGAAGGACACCCGACCCCGCGCAAGCTCCCCTGGGTCGAGACCGCCACCGGCTCCCTCGGCCAGGGACTCCCGGTGGGCGTCGGCATCGCGCTCGCCGGCAAGCGGCTGGACCGCACCGACTACCGCGTGTGGGTGCTGTGCGGAGACAGCGAGCTCGCCGAGGGCTCGATCTGGGAGGCCGCCGAGCACGCGGGCCACGAACACCTCGACAACCTGACCGTGATCGTGGACGTCAACCGGCTCGGCCAGCGCGGCCCCACCCGGCACGGCCACGACCTCGACGCCTACGCCCGCCGCTTCCAGGCCTTCGGCTGGCACACCGTCGAGATCGACGGGCACGACGTGGACGCCGTCGACCGCGCGTACGGCGAGGCCGAGTCCACCAAGGGCCAGCCCACCGCGATCCTCGCCCGCACCCTCAAGGGCAAGGGCGTCGCCGACATCGAGGACCGCGAGGGACTGCACGGAAAGCCGCTGAAGAACGCCGACGACGCCATCGAGGAGCTCGGTGGCGTACGCGACCTGCGCGTCCAGGTGCACGAGCCGCCGGCCACCCGCATCCTGCACGCCGTCCGCGCGGGGCACCTCGAACTGCCCCGCTGGGACACCGGTGAGGAAGTGGCCACCCGCGACGCCTACGGGCAGGCCCTCGCCGCCCTCGGCACCGGACGCGGTGACGTCGTCGCCCTCGACGGCGAGGTCGGCGACTCGACCCGTACCGAGTTCTTCGCCAAGGAGCACGCCGACCGCTACTTCGAGTGCTACATCGCCGAGCAGCAGATGGTCGCGGCCGCCGTGGGACTCGCCGCGCGCGGCTGGGTGCCGTATGCCGGAACCTTCGCGGCCTTCCTCACCCGCGCCTACGACTTCGTGCGCATGGCCGCCATCAGCGGGGCCGGCATCAACCTCGTCGGCTCGCACGCGGGCGTCGCCATCGGGCAGGACGGGCCGAGCCAGATGGGCCTGGAGGACCTGGCGATGATGCGGGCGGTGCACGACTCGACCGTGCTGTACCCGTGCGACGCCAACCAGACCGCCCACCTGGTCGCCCGGATGGCGGACCTGGACGGCGTCCGCTACCTGCGCACGGGCCGCGGCGAGAGCCCGGTGATCTACGGCCCCGACGAGGAGTTCCCGATCGGCGGCAGCAAGGTGCTGCGCTTCTCCCAGAGCGACCGGCTGACCCTCGTCGCCGCGGGCGTCACCGTGCACGAGGCGCTCAAGGCCGCCGAGGCGCTGGACCAGGAGGGCATCCACGTCAGGGTCGTCGACCTGTACTCGGTCAAGCCCGTCGACCGGGACACCCTGCGCCAGGCCGCCGAGGACACCGGCTGCCTCCTGACCGTGGAGGACCACCGCGAGGAGGGCGGCCTCGGTGACGCAGTCCTGGACGCCTTCACCGACGGTCGGCCCGTCCCGCGCCTGGTGCGCCTCGCCGTCCGCACGATGCCCGGCTCGGCCTCGCCCGAGGAGCAGCTGCACGCCGCCGGCATCGACGCCGAGTCGATCGCGGCCGCCGGCCGGCTGCTCGTGGAGCAGGCGATCGTGCCGTGA